ACATACATTGTATTCATTCTAAGTGTTATTTTTGTAGTTAGTTTTGTAGGGTTTTCTTCAAAACCTTCTCCTATCTACGGCGGGTTGGTCTTAATTATTAGTGGGGCTATTGGTTGTGGTATTGTGTTAAGTTTTGGGGGGTCTTTTCTGGGCTTAatggtgtttttaatttatttaagggGGATGTTGGTTGTTTTTGGATATACTACGGCTATAGCCACAGAGCAATATCCTGAGGTTTGGGTTTCTAATAAGGCTGTTTTTGGTGCCTTTATTGTTGGCTTGCTATCTGAGTTATTAACTGCTTGTTATATTTTAAAGGGTGATGATGTTGAGGTTGAGGTTGTATTAAAGTTTAATGGGGCGGGTGATAGAGTTATTTATGATACAGGTGATACAGGCTTTTTCAGTGAAGAGGCTATGGGAATTGCAGCTTTATATAGCTATGGAACTTGACTTGTTATTGTTACAGGTTGATCCCTTCTTATTGGGGTGTTGGTAATTATGGAGGTTACTCGTGGAAATTAAGTGCTAGTAGGCTGAGGCCCAGGGTTAACatgaatgatataaaatatagtttGATTAGACCTTTTTGGCTTGAGATGgtaattgaagattttatttagaagtgGGAGATGgattttggtaaaattttttcTAGTCAAATTATATTTAGTAGTGCTGATGCTGATTTTTGGCTTACTAGTAGATTTGTTTTGGGTATTAGGCGGTGAATAATGGTGGGGAAATAACCCAGCATGTTTGAGAATTTGAATAGGCTCGAGGGGTATTTGAATTTTAGGCTCTGCATTATGAGGTTAAGTTCTAGTGCCAGGATGAAACCTAGGATAGTTACGGTAAGAgctattattttaagataatgaGGCATAGTTATctgtggggtggtggtgggtgtAATATTGTAGGAGATTAAGAATCCTGCAAAGATACTCCCGAATAAGAGACGTTTAATGTAATTGATTAGGAGTGGATTATTCTCGTTGATTGTAATGATAGGGTTGAAGCGGGGTTGTCCTAATAGCGTGAAGAATATAATTTGAGTGCTGTAGGCGGCCGTTATGGAGGTGGCAACGAGGGTTATTAGAAGGCCTCAGGCGTTGGTATACGACGTGTTGGCGGTCTCGATGATTAGGTCTTTGGAATAGAATCCTGTTAGGAAAGGTATTCCTGTGAGTGCTAGGCTTCCGACAACTAGGGAGGTGATGGTGAATGCTAATGCTTTGAATAGTCCTCCTATTTTTTGAATGTCTTGTTCGTCATTTAAGCTGTGAATGATTGATCCAGAGCATATGAATAGTATGGCTTTGAAGAATGCGTGAGTGCAGATATGGAGAAATGCTAGGTAGGGTTGGTTGATGCCGATGGTTACAATTATTAGTCCGAGTTGGCTTGAAGTGGAGAAAGCAACAATTTTTTTTGATGTCATTTTGTGTTAAAGCACAAATTGCTGTAAATAGGGTTGTAATTGCTCCTAAGCATAGTGTGATggtttgtattattttgttatgTTCTATTAGGGGGTGGAATCGGATTAGTAGAAATACTCCTGCTACAACTATTGTACTTGAGTGCAGTAGGGCTGATACAGGAGTTGGGCCTTCCATGGCTGAGGGTAGTCATAGGTGAAGGCCAAATTGTGCAGATTTTCCGGTGGCTGCTAATAGTAAGCCTATGAGAGGGATGGTTAGGTTTTTGTGCTTAGTTATGAAGATTTGTTGAAAGTCTCATGTATTTAGGTTGGTTAGGAATCAGGCTATAGCTAGGATGAGTCCTACGTCCCCAATGCGGTTGTATAAGATGGCTTGTAGTGCGGCTGTGTTGGCGTCTGTTCGTCCATACCATCATCCAATAAGTAATAATGACAATACCTACTCCCTCTCAGCCGATGAATAGTTGGAATATATTGTTGGTGGTAACCAGAATTATTATGGTAATGAGAAACAGGAGTAGGTATTTGAAAAATCGATTGATGTGGGGGTCTGAGTGTATATATCATATTGAGAACTCTATAATTGATCACGCGATGAATAGCGCTACTGGTATAAAGTTTATTGAAAAGTAATCGAGTTTAAAGCTAAGTGATACTTTTATTGTTTGGATTGTAATTCAGTGTCAGTTTGAAATTATTGTGTCTTGTCCTAGGTGAAGAAATATTATTGTGGGGATTAGGCTGATTATGAAGGCATGTGAAATGGTGGTTTTTACGTATTGAGGGTAGAGTTTATTGGTATATATGGTGGTGTTAGTTATTATAATGGGAAGAGTTAGTATGAATAGTGTTACGAGTATTGAAGAAGTAAATAGGTTAATTACTTTTATTTGGAGTTGCACCAATTTTTTGTTCCTAAGACCACTGGATTACTACTATcctttaaaagttgaaaaagcCATGTTTTTATACATGGGAGCATGAGTTAGCAGTTCTTGCGTGGTActttttcagtaaataaaaagGTTTGAGCTTT
This is a stretch of genomic DNA from Mustela nigripes isolate SB6536 unplaced genomic scaffold, MUSNIG.SB6536 HiC_scaffold_972, whole genome shotgun sequence. It encodes these proteins:
- the LOC132008773 gene encoding NADH-ubiquinone oxidoreductase chain 6-like, with translation MSPVIVRFHVGIMMTYIVFILSVIFVVSFVGFSSKPSPIYGGLVLIISGAIGCGIVLSFGGSFLGLMVFLIYLRGMLVVFGYTTAIATEQYPEVWVSNKAVFGAFIVGLLSELLTACYILKGDDVEVEVVLKFNGAGDRVIYDTGDTGFFSEEAMGIAALYSYGT